From one Pseudomonas sp. S35 genomic stretch:
- a CDS encoding TonB-dependent receptor, which produces MSLLKPAVPCSPWRLKRLPLALLLAGSASWSPSYAAETTAPKPEGESASGQLETVTVTARRRTESAQDVPTPMSVIGGQALESQRIYRIQDLQQLVPSVNVAYMHARQSSVSIRGLGNNPASDGLEGSVGLYIDNVYLGRPGMAVFDLMDIEQLEVLRGPQGTLFGKNTTAGVINISTRAPSFTPERSIETSLGEDGYFQTKGTISGPLTDDLAGRFSAYRTRSDGDIKNEYNGHDLNGGSRQGFRGQLLYKPSDSFNLRWIGDYNEEDSSAGTRVLYSTGPTINGTNLYESRAAAAGATLVDGTHRKVNLDNDQHVTVFQGGTSLEANWTLPSDFTLTSVSSYRFWNFTPRNDDGLNVPASYNAGVSVEDKQWSQEFRLASPTGGFFDYVLGAYYFGNSLDNKSFSYYGPQADIWNGTATGALANVTSIGNGHIRTDSFALFAQGTWHLTERLDFTAGLRGTYEEKSAWVTRNAPLGGAAVTGAAATARRGRAGAYDSGDLNQYSTSPSGLLNLSYRFNDNLLGYATVSHGEKSGGVNLAVGSAPTAGADSLLVGTERANNAELGFKSTLWDRRLQLNANLFWTQVNGYQTNAYDQNNRVQYLTNAGSVRSRGVEVESTLVPIKGLTLNVNGSFNDVSYLSYKDAPCPPEVSLRPGAPASCDLTGHQVVGASKWIANANGEYKWNLDNGFEPYVTASYAFRSKAVGTVEDSDYGQIPAYAVVNLSTGLRGNYQQGQWDVSLWLKNAFDKTYYTTLWTGGNGGYEGLLGTPRTLGVTGRYDF; this is translated from the coding sequence ATGAGTCTGTTGAAGCCCGCTGTACCTTGCTCTCCCTGGAGGCTCAAACGCCTGCCCCTGGCCCTGCTGCTGGCCGGCAGCGCCAGTTGGTCGCCCAGCTACGCGGCCGAGACGACGGCGCCCAAACCAGAAGGCGAGAGCGCCAGCGGCCAACTGGAAACCGTCACGGTGACCGCGCGCCGCCGTACCGAAAGTGCCCAGGACGTGCCCACGCCCATGAGCGTGATCGGCGGCCAGGCGCTGGAAAGCCAGCGGATCTACCGAATTCAGGATTTGCAGCAATTGGTGCCCAGCGTCAACGTCGCCTACATGCATGCGCGCCAGTCCAGCGTGTCGATTCGCGGCCTGGGCAACAACCCGGCCAGCGACGGCCTGGAAGGCAGCGTAGGGCTGTATATCGACAACGTTTATCTGGGGCGACCGGGGATGGCGGTGTTCGACCTGATGGACATCGAGCAGCTTGAGGTATTGCGTGGCCCCCAAGGCACCTTGTTCGGCAAGAACACCACGGCCGGGGTGATCAATATCAGCACCCGTGCGCCGAGTTTCACCCCGGAGCGCAGCATCGAAACCTCCCTGGGCGAGGACGGTTACTTCCAGACCAAGGGCACGATTTCCGGCCCGCTCACCGATGACCTGGCGGGGCGCTTCTCGGCGTACCGCACGCGCAGCGACGGTGACATCAAGAACGAATACAACGGCCATGACCTCAACGGCGGCTCGCGCCAGGGCTTTCGCGGGCAATTGCTGTACAAGCCGAGCGACAGCTTCAACCTGCGCTGGATCGGCGACTACAACGAAGAAGATTCCAGCGCCGGCACCCGCGTGCTGTACAGCACCGGCCCGACCATCAATGGCACCAACCTCTACGAGTCCCGTGCCGCTGCGGCCGGGGCGACGCTGGTGGATGGCACCCATCGCAAGGTCAACCTGGACAACGACCAGCACGTCACCGTGTTCCAGGGCGGCACGTCCCTGGAGGCCAACTGGACCTTGCCGAGCGACTTCACCCTGACCTCGGTCAGCTCCTACCGTTTCTGGAACTTCACCCCGCGCAACGACGATGGCCTCAACGTGCCGGCGTCCTATAACGCCGGTGTGTCGGTGGAAGATAAGCAGTGGTCCCAGGAATTCCGCCTGGCTTCGCCCACTGGCGGGTTCTTTGATTACGTGCTCGGCGCCTATTACTTCGGCAACTCCCTGGACAACAAATCGTTCTCCTATTACGGGCCTCAGGCCGATATTTGGAACGGTACGGCCACCGGTGCGTTGGCCAACGTCACCAGCATCGGCAACGGGCATATTCGCACCGACAGTTTTGCATTGTTCGCCCAAGGCACCTGGCACCTCACCGAGCGCCTGGACTTCACCGCCGGCCTGCGCGGCACCTACGAAGAGAAAAGCGCTTGGGTGACCCGCAACGCGCCATTGGGTGGCGCGGCAGTTACCGGTGCCGCCGCCACAGCCCGGCGTGGTCGTGCCGGGGCCTATGACTCTGGTGATCTCAACCAATACAGCACCAGCCCCTCGGGCCTGCTGAACCTCAGCTACCGCTTCAACGACAACCTGCTGGGCTACGCCACGGTGTCCCACGGCGAGAAGTCCGGCGGGGTCAACCTGGCGGTGGGTTCCGCACCGACAGCCGGGGCGGACTCGTTGTTGGTGGGCACCGAGCGCGCCAACAACGCCGAGCTGGGCTTCAAGAGCACGCTGTGGGACCGCCGCCTTCAACTCAATGCCAACCTGTTCTGGACCCAGGTCAACGGTTACCAGACCAACGCCTACGACCAGAACAACCGTGTGCAATACCTGACCAACGCCGGCTCCGTGCGCTCACGGGGCGTGGAAGTGGAAAGCACCCTGGTGCCGATCAAGGGCCTCACGCTGAACGTGAACGGCTCGTTCAACGACGTGAGTTATCTGTCTTACAAGGATGCGCCGTGCCCGCCGGAAGTCAGCTTGCGTCCCGGCGCACCGGCCTCCTGCGACCTGACCGGGCACCAGGTGGTGGGCGCCTCGAAATGGATCGCCAACGCCAACGGCGAGTACAAGTGGAACCTGGATAACGGCTTTGAGCCCTATGTCACCGCCAGCTATGCGTTCCGCTCCAAGGCGGTGGGTACGGTGGAAGACTCCGACTACGGGCAGATTCCGGCGTACGCGGTGGTCAACTTGTCTACCGGCCTGCGTGGCAACTACCAGCAAGGGCAGTGGGACGTGTCGCTGTGGCTTAAAAACGCCTTCGACAAAACCTACTACACCACCCTGTGGACCGGCGGTAACGGCGGCTACGAAGGCCTGCTGGGCACGCCGCGCACTTTGGGCGTGACCGGGCGCTACGACTTCTAA
- a CDS encoding LysR family transcriptional regulator, with translation MFDPVLLRSFVAVVDCANFTRAAERLHLTQSTVSQQIRRLEDAAGCQLLDRDQRQVVATAEGERLLAYARRILALHEEAADVLINQQSDGVLRLGVPEDFAAERLMPLLSAFVLAYPRVRLEVTSGLGPELQRQYRNGEFDVLLVKQMGDSDDCLASWPEPLCWVDSRSTPALGRDPLPLVAFPVGGLYRNEMLHHLEVGGWRWRIGYSSASLASVCSAVAAGLGVSLLPRRVLQPGHQELGPDSGLPAVQGVRLALYARSGLNGAGQCLQAELLDLCANSPV, from the coding sequence ATGTTCGATCCCGTGTTGCTCAGAAGCTTTGTCGCTGTGGTGGACTGTGCCAACTTCACCCGCGCCGCCGAGCGCCTGCACTTGACCCAATCCACCGTCAGCCAGCAGATTCGTCGCCTGGAAGACGCGGCGGGGTGCCAGTTGTTGGACCGCGACCAGCGCCAGGTAGTGGCCACCGCCGAGGGCGAACGTTTGCTGGCCTATGCGCGGCGCATCCTCGCGCTGCATGAAGAGGCCGCGGACGTGTTGATCAACCAGCAGAGCGACGGCGTGCTGCGCCTCGGCGTGCCGGAAGATTTTGCCGCCGAGCGCCTGATGCCGTTGCTCTCAGCCTTTGTGCTGGCCTATCCACGGGTACGCCTGGAAGTCACCAGCGGCCTGGGCCCCGAGTTGCAACGGCAATACCGCAACGGCGAGTTCGATGTGCTGCTGGTCAAGCAAATGGGCGACAGCGACGACTGCCTGGCCTCATGGCCGGAGCCGCTGTGCTGGGTCGACAGCCGCAGCACGCCGGCCCTGGGCCGCGATCCGTTGCCGCTGGTGGCGTTCCCGGTGGGCGGGCTGTATCGCAATGAAATGCTGCACCACCTGGAAGTGGGCGGCTGGCGCTGGCGCATCGGCTATTCCAGCGCCAGCCTGGCCAGCGTGTGTTCGGCGGTGGCGGCGGGGCTGGGCGTGAGTTTGTTGCCGCGCCGGGTGCTGCAACCCGGGCATCAGGAACTGGGGCCGGACAGCGGTTTGCCGGCGGTGCAAGGCGTGCGTTTGGCGTTGTATGCGCGCAGTGGCCTGAATGGGGCGGGGCAATGCTTGCAAGCTGAGTTGCTCGATTTATGCGCAAACAGCCCGGTTTAG
- a CDS encoding energy transducer TonB, whose product MGNVQTAASAHEAPWRQAPGGELVDLGRPHRAPLGQLRTQKTPKRFSSRREGILLGLLVLALHGAVIYWVSQKATPVLPIVPPEIPPMTIEFSQPAPPVVEPPPPVPPPPPPPVVEPPPPVVDELAAKPAPKKIPQPKPVPKPVPKPVAKPVEQPPAPPVPAPPAPAPVAAPAPAPVTPASANAAYLKNPAPEYPSLAQRRGWEGTVLFRVHVLASGKPGEIQIQKSSGRQQLDDAALTAVKRWSFVPAKQGEVAQDGWVSVPIDFKIH is encoded by the coding sequence ATGGGCAATGTCCAGACCGCCGCCAGTGCACACGAGGCGCCGTGGCGCCAGGCACCGGGTGGTGAGTTGGTCGACCTTGGCCGGCCGCACCGTGCGCCGTTGGGGCAACTGCGAACGCAGAAGACGCCAAAGCGCTTTTCGAGTCGCCGCGAAGGGATTCTGCTGGGGCTGCTGGTGCTGGCCCTGCACGGTGCGGTGATCTATTGGGTGAGCCAGAAGGCCACGCCGGTGCTGCCGATTGTGCCGCCGGAAATCCCACCGATGACCATCGAATTTTCCCAGCCGGCGCCGCCGGTGGTTGAACCGCCGCCGCCCGTGCCGCCACCGCCGCCACCCCCGGTGGTCGAACCCCCGCCTCCGGTGGTGGATGAGTTGGCTGCCAAACCGGCCCCGAAAAAGATTCCGCAACCCAAGCCGGTTCCAAAGCCTGTGCCCAAACCTGTGGCTAAACCGGTTGAGCAGCCGCCTGCACCTCCCGTCCCTGCGCCACCCGCGCCGGCACCGGTCGCTGCGCCGGCGCCCGCCCCGGTTACACCGGCTTCGGCCAACGCCGCGTACCTGAAGAACCCGGCGCCGGAGTATCCGTCACTGGCGCAGCGTCGCGGTTGGGAAGGCACGGTGTTGTTTCGGGTGCATGTGTTGGCCAGCGGCAAGCCGGGTGAGATCCAGATCCAGAAAAGCAGCGGTCGCCAGCAACTCGATGACGCCGCACTCACCGCCGTGAAGCGCTGGAGCTTTGTGCCAGCCAAGCAGGGCGAGGTGGCTCAGGACGGCTGGGTCAGCGTGCCGATCGATTTCAAGATTCACTAA
- a CDS encoding MotA/TolQ/ExbB proton channel family protein: MMALASPLESIESAVIWLLVVFSVATWGLALLKGVQFGRLKAQDRKFHKQFWAASSLDSAAELAETQPGAAARVAQAGYAAIQVGETPHAADLSQAINHQDRLERALRQQIVRERRSLETGLAVVASIGSTSPFIGLFGTVWGIMEALKGISAAGSASLETVAGPIGAALVATGVGIAVAVPAVLVYNYFLRRLKLTAADLDDFAHDFYSLAQKNSFRVLLHPALNKANAGNPQKVKEAS, translated from the coding sequence ATCATGGCATTAGCATCTCCACTTGAATCCATCGAAAGCGCGGTGATCTGGCTGCTGGTGGTCTTTTCGGTCGCCACCTGGGGCCTGGCCCTGCTCAAGGGCGTGCAGTTCGGTCGCCTCAAGGCCCAGGATCGCAAGTTCCACAAACAGTTCTGGGCGGCGTCGAGCCTTGATTCGGCCGCTGAATTGGCTGAGACCCAGCCCGGCGCTGCAGCTCGCGTGGCCCAGGCCGGTTATGCCGCGATCCAGGTGGGCGAAACGCCTCACGCGGCGGACCTGAGCCAGGCCATCAACCACCAGGACCGCCTCGAACGCGCCCTGCGCCAACAGATCGTGCGCGAGCGCCGCTCGCTGGAAACCGGCCTGGCCGTGGTCGCCAGTATCGGCAGTACCTCGCCGTTTATCGGCCTGTTCGGCACGGTGTGGGGGATCATGGAAGCGCTCAAGGGCATCAGCGCCGCCGGCTCCGCCAGCCTGGAAACCGTGGCCGGGCCGATTGGCGCGGCGTTGGTGGCCACCGGCGTCGGTATCGCCGTCGCGGTGCCGGCGGTGCTGGTCTACAACTATTTCCTGCGTCGCCTGAAGCTGACGGCTGCGGACCTTGATGACTTTGCCCACGACTTCTACAGCCTCGCGCAGAAAAACTCCTTCCGCGTCCTGCTGCACCCGGCGCTGAACAAAGCCAATGCCGGCAACCCGCAGAAAGTGAAGGAGGCGTCCTGA
- a CDS encoding biopolymer transporter ExbD produces the protein MAFSTQDSDEVLSEINVTPLVDVMLVLLVVFIVTAPLLTNAIPINLPKTEAVAPVEQKDPLVVSIDGAGKVFINKDEIQPNLLEFNLQAAKAKDPDVRVQLQADDGVNYGEVARAMASIERAGITKLSVITAR, from the coding sequence ATGGCCTTCTCCACACAAGACAGTGATGAGGTGCTGAGCGAGATCAACGTTACGCCGCTGGTGGACGTGATGCTGGTGCTGCTGGTGGTGTTTATCGTCACCGCGCCGCTGCTGACCAACGCGATTCCGATCAACTTGCCCAAGACCGAAGCTGTGGCCCCGGTCGAGCAAAAAGACCCGCTGGTGGTGAGCATCGACGGCGCCGGCAAAGTGTTTATCAACAAGGACGAAATCCAGCCGAACCTGCTGGAATTCAACCTGCAGGCGGCCAAGGCCAAGGACCCCGATGTGCGGGTGCAACTGCAGGCAGATGACGGCGTGAACTACGGCGAAGTGGCGCGAGCCATGGCGTCTATCGAACGCGCGGGGATTACCAAGCTGTCGGTGATTACCGCTCGTTAA
- a CDS encoding LysR substrate-binding domain-containing protein, which yields MGQRPPPTPMLQAFVSAAQTGSFARAASRLNLTASAISHQIAGLEEWWGVQLFERHSRGVNLTAAGHVLLPVADGFFKELEAALHTLNPSKTQPLYLSCTSSLCSTWLIPRMHGSHTDASFNLDLVLTSADMNSANLGAHQFDVAIVMGYGDYPDHHAELLMRDAVFPVCSPEFQRVNGDIPLTNIAQYPLIHRADDQVCPGWESWFAFQGLAAAPYHHGPRFPDSSLAISLAVKGGGIALARTALVYDQLEDGALVTLGGPVMMSPAAYYVICRNGRQSEPDIARLIGWLKESAGKFQREVEIRYPQIAGVGAL from the coding sequence ATGGGCCAACGTCCGCCACCCACCCCCATGCTGCAAGCCTTTGTCAGCGCTGCGCAAACAGGGAGTTTCGCGCGCGCCGCCTCCCGGTTGAACCTGACCGCCAGTGCGATAAGCCATCAAATTGCGGGGCTGGAAGAGTGGTGGGGCGTGCAGTTGTTTGAACGCCACTCCCGGGGCGTGAATCTCACGGCCGCGGGGCACGTTTTGTTGCCGGTTGCTGATGGCTTTTTCAAAGAACTTGAAGCAGCGTTGCACACCCTTAACCCGAGCAAGACCCAGCCGCTTTACCTCTCGTGCACGTCTTCTCTGTGTTCCACCTGGCTAATCCCCAGAATGCATGGTTCCCACACCGATGCTTCATTCAACCTCGACCTGGTATTAACCAGTGCGGACATGAACAGCGCCAATCTCGGCGCTCATCAGTTCGATGTAGCGATTGTGATGGGGTACGGCGACTACCCGGATCATCATGCCGAACTGCTGATGCGCGATGCCGTGTTCCCGGTGTGCTCGCCAGAGTTTCAACGCGTCAATGGCGATATTCCGCTGACGAATATCGCGCAGTATCCACTCATTCACCGTGCGGACGATCAGGTGTGTCCGGGGTGGGAAAGCTGGTTTGCGTTTCAGGGCCTGGCGGCTGCGCCTTATCACCATGGGCCGCGCTTTCCGGACTCCAGCCTGGCAATCAGCCTGGCGGTGAAGGGTGGCGGAATTGCACTGGCCAGGACAGCGTTGGTGTATGACCAATTGGAAGATGGCGCGTTGGTCACACTCGGCGGGCCGGTGATGATGTCGCCGGCGGCGTACTACGTTATTTGTCGCAATGGACGGCAATCGGAACCTGATATCGCTCGGTTGATTGGCTGGCTTAAAGAAAGCGCTGGAAAGTTTCAGCGAGAAGTTGAAATCCGGTATCCGCAAATCGCTGGGGTTGGCGCACTTTGA
- a CDS encoding EamA family transporter: MDNSNIAITLVLISAFMHATWNAVVRAGSSRFMTLAMVDGTALLICLAALPLVNAPSPQVWGYVLVSVVLNTAYRLFLIKAYETGDFGQVYPVMRGVPPVLVALFSYFLLHEQLSPYAMAGVLLICAGIISLTFVRRMTARMFKPILMAVCAGAFIASYTVVDAKGVRASETVLQYILYLTLFQSIPIPALAIIKKRLAFAEAIRNHWKVGVMGGVFYLTSYGLVLFALSLDAVAKVSALRETSVIIGAIIAALFFHEQFGWRRMLSAFVIVCGIILIKVST, from the coding sequence ATGGACAACTCCAACATCGCCATCACCCTCGTTTTGATCTCCGCCTTCATGCACGCCACCTGGAACGCGGTCGTCCGGGCGGGGAGCAGTCGCTTCATGACTTTGGCGATGGTCGATGGTACGGCGCTGCTGATCTGCCTGGCGGCGCTGCCGCTGGTCAATGCGCCAAGCCCACAGGTGTGGGGCTATGTGCTGGTTTCCGTGGTGCTCAACACGGCCTATCGGTTGTTTCTGATCAAGGCGTATGAGACCGGCGATTTTGGGCAGGTCTACCCCGTGATGCGCGGGGTGCCACCGGTTTTAGTCGCGCTGTTTTCCTACTTTCTGCTGCATGAGCAGCTATCGCCCTACGCCATGGCAGGGGTGCTACTGATCTGTGCCGGCATTATCAGCCTGACGTTCGTACGCAGGATGACCGCGCGTATGTTCAAGCCGATCCTGATGGCGGTGTGTGCGGGGGCGTTCATCGCGTCCTACACGGTGGTGGATGCCAAGGGTGTAAGAGCCAGTGAGACGGTGCTGCAATACATCCTCTATTTGACGCTATTCCAGAGCATTCCAATTCCGGCGCTGGCGATTATCAAAAAGCGTTTGGCATTCGCAGAGGCCATTCGCAACCATTGGAAGGTCGGCGTCATGGGCGGCGTTTTTTACCTCACTTCCTACGGCCTGGTGCTGTTTGCGCTGTCGCTGGACGCGGTGGCCAAGGTCTCAGCGCTGCGGGAAACCAGTGTTATTATCGGCGCCATTATTGCCGCGCTGTTTTTTCACGAGCAGTTCGGCTGGCGGCGGATGCTTTCGGCGTTCGTCATTGTTTGCGGGATCATCCTGATCAAAGTGAGCACCTGA
- a CDS encoding alpha/beta hydrolase codes for MHSESIRYLIVPGWQGSPEDHWQTHWQNSLPNSARVEQADWLTPRREDWVAALAEAIAADSTPVILIAHSLGCITVAHWAATAPVQFLRQVRGALLVAPADVERPACSPALRNFAPIPTTLLPFPSQVVSSDNDAAVSAPRALELARNWGAEAGILSGAGHINVKSGHQRWEQGFAYLYRLQSRLEHHARRTA; via the coding sequence ATGCACAGCGAGTCGATTCGTTATCTGATCGTGCCGGGCTGGCAAGGATCGCCAGAAGATCATTGGCAAACCCATTGGCAGAACAGCCTGCCTAACAGCGCTCGCGTGGAGCAGGCCGATTGGCTGACGCCGCGTCGGGAGGATTGGGTGGCGGCGTTGGCCGAGGCTATCGCGGCCGACAGCACGCCGGTGATTTTGATCGCCCACAGCCTGGGTTGCATCACGGTGGCCCATTGGGCCGCCACCGCGCCGGTGCAGTTCCTGCGTCAGGTGCGTGGCGCCTTGTTGGTGGCTCCGGCCGATGTGGAACGACCTGCGTGCTCGCCTGCCCTGCGCAATTTCGCGCCGATTCCTACGACCTTGTTGCCGTTTCCCAGCCAAGTGGTCAGCTCCGACAACGACGCCGCCGTCAGCGCCCCACGGGCCTTGGAACTGGCGCGCAACTGGGGCGCCGAAGCCGGCATTTTGTCGGGCGCTGGCCATATCAATGTGAAGTCCGGCCACCAGCGCTGGGAGCAGGGTTTCGCCTACCTCTATCGCCTGCAAAGCCGCCTTGAGCATCACGCCCGGCGCACTGCCTGA
- a CDS encoding sigma 54-interacting transcriptional regulator: MSLHETYGQPLLTFPDADKSPLSIRAKALVFVDPRSRQLREDLESLAPRALPVLIRGETGSGKELLARHIHRGSDRTGLFVSVNCGAISPTYADAELFGYAAGAHSGAASSRAGWFGSANGGTLYLDEIGDLPLPIQVKLLAALENHEVTRVGAHQPSPVDVRLVAATSIDLAQAVAAGKFHERLFHYLSEGQLDLPALRERVGDILSLAEYFLGIYSQRLDLPVPLISDAAQQVLEHHSWPGNTRELENVIHFALLVSSGDEILPEHLNLPAAGSPLEQVQRIFNRASPAEQESLRKFLHEQNGIST, encoded by the coding sequence ATGAGTCTGCATGAAACCTACGGCCAGCCGCTGCTGACCTTCCCCGACGCCGATAAAAGCCCGCTGAGCATTCGTGCCAAGGCATTGGTGTTTGTCGACCCGCGTTCGCGGCAACTGCGCGAAGACCTGGAAAGCCTCGCACCGCGTGCCTTGCCAGTGTTGATTCGCGGCGAGACCGGCAGCGGTAAAGAGCTGCTGGCGCGGCATATTCACCGTGGCAGTGACCGCACCGGGCTGTTTGTCTCGGTCAACTGCGGCGCGATCAGCCCGACGTACGCCGATGCCGAGTTGTTCGGTTATGCCGCCGGTGCCCACAGTGGCGCGGCCAGTAGCCGCGCCGGGTGGTTTGGTTCGGCCAATGGCGGCACCTTGTACCTGGATGAAATCGGCGACTTGCCGCTGCCGATCCAGGTCAAATTGCTCGCGGCCCTGGAAAACCACGAAGTCACCCGCGTCGGCGCCCATCAGCCAAGCCCGGTGGACGTGCGCCTGGTGGCTGCCACCAGCATCGACCTGGCCCAGGCCGTGGCGGCGGGCAAGTTTCATGAGCGCCTGTTCCATTACTTGAGCGAAGGCCAGTTGGATTTGCCGGCGCTGCGCGAGCGGGTCGGTGACATTCTGTCCCTGGCTGAGTATTTCCTCGGCATCTACAGCCAGCGCCTGGACCTGCCGGTACCGCTGATCAGTGATGCGGCCCAGCAGGTACTGGAACATCACAGCTGGCCGGGTAATACCCGTGAGCTGGAAAACGTTATTCACTTTGCCCTGCTAGTCAGCAGCGGCGATGAGATTTTGCCCGAGCATTTGAACCTGCCAGCGGCGGGTTCACCGTTGGAGCAAGTGCAGCGCATCTTCAATCGGGCCAGTCCCGCCGAGCAGGAATCACTGCGAAAATTCCTACATGAGCAAAATGGAATATCAACGTGA
- a CDS encoding MetQ/NlpA family ABC transporter substrate-binding protein yields MKKVLLFTALAAALTAGFAQANEKLVVAATPIPHAEILELIKPTLKKEGVDLEIKVFTDYVQPNVQVAEKRLDANYFQTLPYLKNFNQGKGTNLVTVVGVHVEPFGGYSKKIKKIEDLKDGATVAIPNEGSNSGRALLLLQKNGVITLKDPTNALATPKDIANNPKHLKFKELESALLPRVLDQVDLALINTNYALEAKLNPAKDALILESSDSPYVNYLVARPDNKDSDAIQKLAKALTSPEVKAFIEKKYSGAVVPAF; encoded by the coding sequence ATGAAAAAGGTTCTGTTGTTTACCGCACTGGCGGCTGCCCTGACTGCCGGCTTCGCCCAGGCCAACGAGAAACTGGTGGTGGCTGCCACCCCGATCCCGCACGCCGAGATCCTTGAGCTGATCAAGCCGACCCTGAAGAAGGAAGGCGTGGACCTGGAAATCAAAGTGTTCACCGACTATGTACAGCCAAACGTGCAAGTCGCTGAGAAGCGCCTGGACGCCAACTACTTCCAAACCCTGCCGTACCTGAAAAACTTCAACCAAGGCAAGGGCACCAACCTGGTCACCGTGGTCGGCGTGCACGTTGAACCCTTCGGCGGTTACTCGAAAAAGATCAAGAAGATCGAAGACCTCAAAGATGGCGCCACCGTTGCCATCCCGAACGAAGGCTCCAACAGTGGCCGCGCCTTGTTGCTGCTGCAAAAGAACGGCGTGATCACCCTGAAAGACCCGACCAACGCCCTGGCTACGCCAAAAGACATCGCCAACAACCCGAAACACCTGAAATTCAAAGAACTGGAATCGGCCCTGCTGCCACGCGTACTGGACCAGGTTGACCTGGCCCTGATCAACACCAACTACGCCCTGGAAGCCAAGCTGAACCCGGCCAAGGACGCACTGATCCTGGAAAGTTCTGACTCGCCTTACGTGAACTACCTGGTGGCCCGCCCGGACAACAAGGACAGCGACGCCATCCAGAAGCTGGCCAAGGCCCTGACCAGCCCGGAAGTCAAAGCCTTCATCGAGAAGAAATACAGCGGCGCGGTCGTGCCGGCGTTCTGA
- a CDS encoding amino acid ABC transporter permease, with protein MTFDFAFILSTLPAFLKAVGVTLQVGLIAIATSLLVALINAALLVFRTPYLSRLVALYVELARNTPLLIQLFFVYFALPALGFNISGFWAAIITMTFLGGAYLTEVLRAGVEAVPLAQIESGKSIGLSDWQLLRHVILPQAGILSLPALFANFIFLLKETTVVSAVAVPEILYTTKSYIALYYKTYEMLAVLTLICVLLFLPLSLLLSRLERRLQHGQFGS; from the coding sequence ATGACCTTCGATTTTGCATTTATCCTCAGCACCTTGCCGGCGTTTTTGAAAGCCGTGGGGGTCACGCTGCAAGTCGGTTTGATCGCCATCGCCACCTCGCTGCTGGTGGCGCTGATCAACGCTGCGCTGCTGGTGTTTCGCACGCCCTACCTGTCGCGCCTGGTGGCGCTGTACGTGGAGCTGGCACGTAACACGCCGCTGCTGATCCAACTGTTTTTCGTGTACTTCGCGCTGCCGGCCCTGGGCTTCAATATCTCCGGGTTCTGGGCGGCAATCATCACCATGACCTTCCTCGGCGGCGCCTACCTTACCGAAGTGCTGCGCGCCGGTGTGGAAGCCGTACCGTTGGCGCAGATCGAGTCGGGCAAGTCCATCGGCCTGTCGGACTGGCAACTGCTGCGCCATGTGATCCTGCCTCAAGCGGGCATCCTCAGCCTGCCGGCGTTGTTCGCCAATTTCATCTTCCTGCTCAAGGAGACCACCGTGGTCTCTGCCGTGGCGGTGCCGGAGATTCTCTACACCACCAAGAGCTACATCGCGCTCTACTACAAGACCTACGAAATGCTCGCCGTACTCACGCTGATTTGCGTGCTGTTGTTCTTGCCGCTGTCGCTGCTGCTCAGCCGCCTGGAAAGGAGGCTCCAGCATGGCCAGTTCGGGTCTTGA
- a CDS encoding amino acid ABC transporter permease, translated as MASSGLELLWVSLPQLGKGAAQTLSISFLSIAFSTVGGVLYGVLRTLNNKVINAVLRVYLELFRAIPVLVWLYLLFFGLPIFFGLSIPSFWCAVLVLSLWGASEVGEVVRGALHSLPRGQREAGLSIGLSDPQLYGYVLLPQALKRMTPPTINVYTRIIKTSSLAVLIGVVDVIKVGQQIIERTYESVLIYGVLFLFFFFICYPLSAASKVLERRWAQA; from the coding sequence ATGGCCAGTTCGGGTCTTGAGTTGTTGTGGGTGTCGTTGCCGCAATTGGGCAAGGGCGCGGCGCAAACCCTGTCGATTTCCTTTCTGAGCATCGCCTTCAGCACCGTCGGTGGCGTGCTGTATGGCGTGCTGCGCACGTTGAACAACAAGGTGATCAACGCAGTGCTGCGGGTGTATCTGGAGTTGTTCCGCGCGATCCCGGTGCTGGTGTGGCTGTACCTGCTGTTCTTCGGCCTGCCGATTTTCTTCGGCTTGAGTATTCCGAGCTTCTGGTGCGCGGTGCTGGTGCTGTCGCTGTGGGGCGCCAGCGAGGTGGGCGAGGTGGTGCGCGGCGCGCTGCATTCGCTGCCCCGTGGCCAGCGTGAAGCGGGCTTGTCGATTGGTTTGTCCGACCCGCAGTTGTACGGCTATGTGCTGCTGCCCCAGGCTCTCAAGCGCATGACCCCGCCGACCATCAACGTCTACACGCGCATCATCAAGACCAGTTCCCTGGCGGTGCTGATCGGCGTGGTGGACGTGATCAAGGTCGGCCAGCAAATCATCGAACGCACCTACGAGTCGGTCTTGATCTACGGCGTGCTGTTCCTGTTTTTCTTCTTTATCTGCTACCCGTTGTCGGCCGCCTCCAAGGTGCTGGAACGGCGCTGGGCCCAAGCATGA